CGGGCTCGTTGACGGCGTAGGAGACCGCACGCGCGATCGCGTCGGGCGGGATCGACTCGGCCCGGTAGGTTTCCATCGCGGCCGCCGCGTCGGGGTCGGTGATCGTCTGCGCCAGTTCGGATTCCACCACGCCGGGGGAGATCGTGGTGACGCGGATGGACGGGTCGAGCTCGAGGCGCAGGCCCTCGGTGATCGCCCACGCGGCGTACTTCGTCGCGCAGTACACCGCGCCGGTGGGGACCACCTGGTGTGCGCCGATCGAGGCCATCGTCACGAAGTGGCCGTGGCCCTGCCGCTGGAAGTGCGGCAGCGCCGCGGCGATGCCGTTGAGCAGACCGCGGACGTTGACGTCGATCATGGTGTCCCACTCGTCGACCTTGAGCGCCTCCAGGCGCGACAGCGGCATCACACCCGCGTTGTTCACGATCGCGTCGATGCGTCCGTGCTCGCGCACCGCCTCGTCCACGAACGCGGTCATGTCGGCCCGGTCGGTGACGTCCACGCGGCGCACCTGCAGGTTCTCGCGTTCGAGGGTGGCCAACCGGTCGGCGCGCCTGGCGCCGCCGACCACGTGGTGTCCTTCGCCGGCCAGCCGGATCGCGACGGCTTCGCCGATGCCGCTCGTCACGCCGGTGACCAGGATGATCTTGTGTTCGCTCATGGCCTCAGCGTCCCGGCCGGGTGGGCCCCCCGCCAGGATGCGGTGTTCCTGGGTGTGCTGCACCCAGGACTGACGACGCAGCCACATCTAGGGTGATGCCATGACGGAACTCGGCGACTACCTGCGCAGTCGACGTGCCCTGGTCACCCCGGCCGACGTCGGGCTGCCGGAGACGGGGCGTCGCCGGGTGCCGGGATTGCGCCGTGAGGAGGTGGCGCTGCTGGCGGGGCTCAGCGTCGACTACTACATCCGCCTGGAACAGGGGCGGGAACGGTCGCCGTCGGCCCAGGTGCTGGAGGCCCTCGCCGCCGTGCTCAGGCTCGACGACGACGGGCGCAGGCACCTGTTCGCGGTCGCCGGGCTGACCCCGCGGACGCGGCTGACCCCGGTGCCGGACCGGGTGGACCCGGCGCTGTTGCGGCTCATGGCGGCCTGGCCCGACAACCCGGCCCTGGTGTACAACCGGGCCTACGACCTGCTGGCCACCAACACGCTGGCCGATGTCCTGTACGGCGACGTCATGCACGACAACATGCTGGTGATGGTGTTCACCGAACCGCGGGCCCGGGAACTGTATCCCGACTGGGCCGTGATCGCCGCCGACGCGGTGGCCGGATTCCGGATGAGCTACGGCATCGCGCCGCACGATCCGCGGATCAACGCGGTGCTGGCCGAGCTGCTCGACCGCAGCGCGGAGTTCACCGAGTTGTGGCGCAGGCACGACGCCCGAGGAAAATCGAGCACGGTCAAGCGCTTCCGGCATCCGCAGGTGGGTACCTTGACCCTGCAGATGCAGACCTTCGACGTGCGGTCCGCACCCGGCCAGGAACTGGTGGTCTACCAGGCCGAACCGGGGACCACCAGCGCCGACGCGCTGAAGCTGCTGGGCAGCCTGGCTGCCACGGCGGGTGCGTGAATAGCATGGGAAGCCGTGACTGCACACGTCAGGCCGTCCGGTGGCCCCTGGTTCGACGATCTCAAGGTCGGTCAGGTCTTCGACACCGCCCCGTCGATGACGCTCACCGAGGGGGCCGCCGCGGCGCATCAGGCCATCATCGGTGACCGACTGCGCCTGTCGCTGGACGCCGAACTGGCAGCCGCGGTCACCGCGGCGCCGGGACCGCTGGCACATCCGGCGCTGGTGTGCGATGTGGCGATCGGGCAGAGCACCCTGGTGACCCAGCGGGTGAAGGCCAACCTGTTCTACCGCGGCCTGGCGTTCCACCGGTACCCGGTGATCGGCGACACCCTGACGACCCGCACCGAAGTGGTTGGGCTCAAACAGAACTCGGACAAGCCGGGCCGCGCGCGCACCGGTCTGGCCGCGTTGCGGATGACAACCACGGACCAGAAGGACCGCCCGGTCCTCGACTTCTACCGCTGCGCGATGCTGCCGCTGTCGGAAAAAGCAGCCGACACCGGGCATTCCGACGATCTGTCGGCGATCGGCACCGACGCGTCGCCGACCCCGACCGCCGAGTGGGACGCCGACGCCTACCGCGCGAAGGTTCCTGGACCGCATCTCGACGATCTGCGCGACGGGCTGACCGGCGCGGTTCTGCACAGCACCGCCGACGTGGTCAGCAGCGCACCGGAACTCGCCCGGCTGACCCTGAACATCGCCGCCACACATCATGATCGGCGCTGCGGTGGGCAACGCCTGGTGTACGGCGGGCACACCATCGGGCTCGCGCTGGCACAGACCACGCGGCTGCTGCCGAACCTGGTGACGGTGCTCGGCTGGCAGTCCTGCGATCACACCGGTCCGGTTCACGAGGGCGACACGGTTTTCAGCGAGCTTCGGGTCGAGGCGATCGAGGGCAATGTGCTGCGCCTGCGGTCGATCGTGTTCGCCGCCGGCGGACCGGACGGCGAGGCCGACCGGCAGGTGCTGGACTGGCGGTTCAGTGCGCTGCTGTTCTGACCGGAACCCGTGGCCGCGGCGGCGATGACCGGCATCTCGGGGGCCGTGGCGGCCCGTGCGCAACAGGTGGCCGATGCGTTCACCGACGTTACCGGTGTCGCCCTCGATGTCCGAGTTCTGCTCACCGGTCGTGCCGCGATGCTCGGGTTGCGTCCGCCGGGCCGCATCTCGGCGGGCGGTGCGACGCACCTGTTTCGCTCGCTCGACGGCCGGTGGTGCGCGTTGACTTTGTCACGTCCCGACGACATCGCCGCGGTGCCCGCCCTGGTGCGGGCCGACTCGGTGGATGCCGATCCATGGCAGGCCGTCGAGACCTGGGCCGCGGGGACCGACGCGTCCGCGATCGCCGAACGGGCCCGGTGGCTCGGCCTGCCGGTGGCGGTGCTCGGGGAGGCACCCGCGGCGGGTCCACGTCGCGGCGCGCTGGGGCGCAAGGGAATTCCCAGGGCACTGGCCGGGGTCGTGGTCGCGGATCTGTCCTCGATGTGGGCGGGGCCGCTGTGCGGCCAGTTGCTGCGGCAGGCGGGTGCGACGGTGATCAAGGTGGAAAGTGCCGCGCGGCCGGACGGTACACGCAGCGGTCCGCCGCGGTTCTTCGACTGGATGAACCACGGAAAGCTCTCCTATGCAGTCGATTTCACCGACACCGACGCGTTGGCCGCACTGCTGGGCGTGGCCGACGTCGTGATCGAGGCCTCGCGTCCCGCCGCGCTGGCCCGACGCGGTCTCGGCCCCGACGCGCCGACCCCACGCACCGGCCGGGTGTGGGTGCGCATCACCGGACACGGCACCGTGGGCGAGCAGGCCCACCGGGTGGCCTTCGGCGACGACGCCGCGGTGTCCGGCGGTCTGGTCGTGAATCGTTCCGCCACACCGGCGTTCGTCGGCGACGCCATCGCCGATCCGCTCACCGGCCTGCACGCCGCGCACGCCGTCGCCGCGGCCGTCGGGCACGGGGGAGGGGAGTTGATCGAGTTCGCGATGTCGGCCGTCGCGGCGATGTACGCCCCGCTGGCCTCCGTGGGTGCGGAGGTCGACGCGGTGGCACCCGCGCCGACGCCACCGGGCCCGGCGCTCGGCGCCGACAACGACGCGGTGCTGCGACTGATCGCCGGGAGGCGGCCGTGCTGATCCGGCGAGCGACCCTGCTCGACGGCACGGTCGTCGACCTGCGCGTGGGCGACACCATCGAACAGATCGGCCCGGCGCTGCGGTCACAGCGCGGCGAGCACGTGCTCGACGCCGCCTTCGGTACCGTCATCCCCGGCCTGCACGACCACCATGTGCACGTGTACTCGGCTGCGGCCCAACTGGACTCGGTGCGGGTCGGACCCGAAGAGGCAGGCAGCGCCGACGAGTTGCGCAGGCTGCTGGCGCGCGCCGCGCCGGGCACCGACGGGTGGATCCGGGCCGTCGGCTACCACGAGCAGGTGGCCGGACCGCTCGACCGCGAGCGTCTCGACGAACTGACACCGCCCGTGCCGGTGCGGGTGCAGCACCGCAGTGGCGTGGTGTGGTTTCTCAACAGCGCCGGGCTCGCCGCGATCGGCCGCCCCGAACATCCCGACGGTGTACTGCGCAGCGCGGACCCGGACTGGACAGCGGCATTACCCCGCCGCGACACCGAGATCGGTTCCTACGCAGCGCGATTGGCCCGCTACGGCGTCACCGGCGTCACCGACGCCACCCCCGAGCTCACCGAGCCGCCGCGCGGTCTGCCCCAGCGTCTGCACGTGCTGGCGCCCGGCAAGCTGATCCTGCACGACGACGCGCTCGACCTCGACGGCCTGGTCACCTGGATCCGTGAGCGGCACGCCGAGGCGGTCCCCGTGGCCGTGCACTGTGTCACCGCAGCGCAACTGGTCGTCACCATCGCGGCGATGCGCATCACCGGCACCGTGCCCGGTGACCGCATCGAACATGCGGCGATGGTTCCCGACGACTGCATCGGCGATCTCGCGGACCTCGGCGTGACTGTGGTGACCCAGCCCAATTTCGTCGCCGAGCGCGGGGATGCCTATTTGGTCGACGTCGACACCGCGGACCGCCACCAACTGTGGCGTCTGGCAACCCTTCTCGACGGCGGCGTCCGTGTCGCCCTGTCGACCGACGCGCCGTTCGGGGACGCGGACCCGTGGGCGGCGATGCGGGCCGCGGTGCACCGCAGGACTCCGCGGGCAGTGGTGCTGAACCCGGCCGAGTGCATCCCGGCGCGCACCGCGCTCGAGCTGTTCTTCGGTGCCGCACGGCATCCGGCGCAACCCCGGCGGATACAACAGGGGCAGCCGGGGGATCTGTGTGTGCTGGCCGCATCCCCGCGGCAGGTGGTGCAGACCCTCGATGCCGATCTGGTCGCGGCCACCGTCATCGGTGGCGTGGCGGTTTTCCTCCGGTGAGTGTCTGGCGCAGGCGCGGCATGCCCGCGCTGCTCGCCTCGGCGGCGCTGGGGTTCTGCGGTCTGGCGTTGCTGATGCCGGTGGCGCCGATGTGGGCCGTGCACAACGGCGCCGACAACCTCGGCGCCGGTCTGGTCAACACCGTTCTGATGGCGTTCACGGTCGTCGGGCAGATGTCGGTGGCCCGGCTCATCGGCAGGGTGGGCGCGCCCGTCACGCTGGCGATCGGGCTGCTGCTGATGGGTGGCCCCGCGCTGGTGCACCTGTTCGCCGGGTCGCTGTGGGCGGTGCTCGGTCTGGCGGCGTTGCGGGGCCTGGGATTCGGGATACTCACCGTATCCGGCGTCGACGGTGTCGCGGGCCTGTTCGCGCAGGAGGAGCGTGGTCGGGCCGTCGGCGCCTACGGATTGGCCATCGCCGCACCGCAATTCGTCCTCACCCCGGTCGCGCCGTGGCTGGCCGAACAGGTCGGCTTCGAGCTGGTGTTCGTGCTGGCGGCCGCCCCGATGCTGGCGATCCCGTGCGCACTCGCGTTCACCCGCCCCGCGCCCACACCGCCGCCGCGCCGCGGCGACGGCGAGCGGTTCGTTCTCACCGCGGGATTGGTGAACCCGATCCTGGCGCTGGTCGTGATCACCGCGTCGGGCGGCGCCATCCTGACGTTCGCACCGCAACTCGGTGGTGCCGACGCGGCGTTCGCGTCGCTGCTGGCACTGACGGGCATGGCCGCACTGGCACGCTGGCTCGTCGGAGGTCCGGCCGACCGGTTCGGACCGGCCCGGTTCATCCAGCCGTTGCTGTACCTGGGTGCGACCGGGCTGCTGATCATCGCGGTGGGGGTCGCGCGCGGGGCGCCGGCGGGTGACGTCCTGGTCGTCGCCGGCGCGGCCCTGGTGGGGGTGGCCTACGGCGCGCTGCAGAACGTGACCCTGGTGCAGGCGTTCGCCGCGACCGCCGAACATGCCCGCGGCAAGGTCAGCGTGGCGTGGAACGTGGGTTTCGACGGCGGAACCGGCGTCGGTGCGCTGGCCGTCGGGGCGCTGGCCACCGCGGCTTCGTTCCCGACGGCCTTCGCGGTGCTGGCCGCGGCGTGCGCGGCCGCGGGTGTGACGTGGTGCTTCACTCACAGCAACCGGCGGTAGCCGGGCTTACCGGGCGGCGTTGACGGGTACTCCGCAGCGATGAACCAATCCGAGACGCCGTTGCTCGACGCATTGAGCGACTACCACGCGTCCAACCGTTACGGATACTCGCCGCCCGGGCACCGCCAGGGCCGCGGTGCCGACGACCGCGTGCTGCGCGTGCTGGGACGTGAACCGTTTCTCAGCGATGTGCTGGCAAACGGCGGGCTCGACGACCGTCGCAGCAGCAACGGCTACCTGCAGAAAGCCGAGGACCTGATGGCCGAGGCGGTCGGCGCCGACACCGCCTGGTTCTCCACCTGCGGCAGCTCGCTGTCGGTCAAGGCCGCGATGATGGCCGTCGCCGGCGGGGACGGCAGCCTGCTGCTGAGCCGGGACAGCCACAAGTCCGTGGTGGCAGGTTTGATCTTCGCCGGGCTGATGCCGCGCTGGATCACCCCACGCTGGGACGCCGAGCGGCACCTGTCGCACCCGCCGTCCCCGCAGCAGGTGGAGGAGACCTGGCAGCGC
This region of Mycolicibacterium goodii genomic DNA includes:
- a CDS encoding SDR family oxidoreductase, whose product is MSEHKIILVTGVTSGIGEAVAIRLAGEGHHVVGGARRADRLATLERENLQVRRVDVTDRADMTAFVDEAVREHGRIDAIVNNAGVMPLSRLEALKVDEWDTMIDVNVRGLLNGIAAALPHFQRQGHGHFVTMASIGAHQVVPTGAVYCATKYAAWAITEGLRLELDPSIRVTTISPGVVESELAQTITDPDAAAAMETYRAESIPPDAIARAVSYAVNEPADVDVNEVIVRPARQR
- a CDS encoding helix-turn-helix domain-containing protein, with amino-acid sequence MTELGDYLRSRRALVTPADVGLPETGRRRVPGLRREEVALLAGLSVDYYIRLEQGRERSPSAQVLEALAAVLRLDDDGRRHLFAVAGLTPRTRLTPVPDRVDPALLRLMAAWPDNPALVYNRAYDLLATNTLADVLYGDVMHDNMLVMVFTEPRARELYPDWAVIAADAVAGFRMSYGIAPHDPRINAVLAELLDRSAEFTELWRRHDARGKSSTVKRFRHPQVGTLTLQMQTFDVRSAPGQELVVYQAEPGTTSADALKLLGSLAATAGA
- a CDS encoding MaoC family dehydratase, translated to MTAHVRPSGGPWFDDLKVGQVFDTAPSMTLTEGAAAAHQAIIGDRLRLSLDAELAAAVTAAPGPLAHPALVCDVAIGQSTLVTQRVKANLFYRGLAFHRYPVIGDTLTTRTEVVGLKQNSDKPGRARTGLAALRMTTTDQKDRPVLDFYRCAMLPLSEKAADTGHSDDLSAIGTDASPTPTAEWDADAYRAKVPGPHLDDLRDGLTGAVLHSTADVVSSAPELARLTLNIAATHHDRRCGGQRLVYGGHTIGLALAQTTRLLPNLVTVLGWQSCDHTGPVHEGDTVFSELRVEAIEGNVLRLRSIVFAAGGPDGEADRQVLDWRFSALLF
- a CDS encoding CoA transferase encodes the protein MTGISGAVAARAQQVADAFTDVTGVALDVRVLLTGRAAMLGLRPPGRISAGGATHLFRSLDGRWCALTLSRPDDIAAVPALVRADSVDADPWQAVETWAAGTDASAIAERARWLGLPVAVLGEAPAAGPRRGALGRKGIPRALAGVVVADLSSMWAGPLCGQLLRQAGATVIKVESAARPDGTRSGPPRFFDWMNHGKLSYAVDFTDTDALAALLGVADVVIEASRPAALARRGLGPDAPTPRTGRVWVRITGHGTVGEQAHRVAFGDDAAVSGGLVVNRSATPAFVGDAIADPLTGLHAAHAVAAAVGHGGGELIEFAMSAVAAMYAPLASVGAEVDAVAPAPTPPGPALGADNDAVLRLIAGRRPC
- a CDS encoding amidohydrolase family protein, whose translation is MLIRRATLLDGTVVDLRVGDTIEQIGPALRSQRGEHVLDAAFGTVIPGLHDHHVHVYSAAAQLDSVRVGPEEAGSADELRRLLARAAPGTDGWIRAVGYHEQVAGPLDRERLDELTPPVPVRVQHRSGVVWFLNSAGLAAIGRPEHPDGVLRSADPDWTAALPRRDTEIGSYAARLARYGVTGVTDATPELTEPPRGLPQRLHVLAPGKLILHDDALDLDGLVTWIRERHAEAVPVAVHCVTAAQLVVTIAAMRITGTVPGDRIEHAAMVPDDCIGDLADLGVTVVTQPNFVAERGDAYLVDVDTADRHQLWRLATLLDGGVRVALSTDAPFGDADPWAAMRAAVHRRTPRAVVLNPAECIPARTALELFFGAARHPAQPRRIQQGQPGDLCVLAASPRQVVQTLDADLVAATVIGGVAVFLR
- a CDS encoding MFS transporter translates to MSVWRRRGMPALLASAALGFCGLALLMPVAPMWAVHNGADNLGAGLVNTVLMAFTVVGQMSVARLIGRVGAPVTLAIGLLLMGGPALVHLFAGSLWAVLGLAALRGLGFGILTVSGVDGVAGLFAQEERGRAVGAYGLAIAAPQFVLTPVAPWLAEQVGFELVFVLAAAPMLAIPCALAFTRPAPTPPPRRGDGERFVLTAGLVNPILALVVITASGGAILTFAPQLGGADAAFASLLALTGMAALARWLVGGPADRFGPARFIQPLLYLGATGLLIIAVGVARGAPAGDVLVVAGAALVGVAYGALQNVTLVQAFAATAEHARGKVSVAWNVGFDGGTGVGALAVGALATAASFPTAFAVLAAACAAAGVTWCFTHSNRR